CTTTTTGCCCTACTGCAACATATATACAATACACAGGTTCCCCTGCATCATAGAATTCTTTCTGGTTTAGGATTGTATCGATAACCACGGTAGTTTTACCTGTTTGACGGTCACCAATTACAAGCTCCCTCTGTCCACGTCCAATTGGCACCATGGCATCGATTGACTTGATCCCGGTTTGAAGCGGCTCGGTTACCGGCTGACGGTAAATTACCCCCGGCGCCTTACGCTCCAATGGCATCTGGAATGTCTCCCCTTCAATTGGTCCTTTCCCATCTATAGGCTGCCCAAGAGTGTCTACTACACGCCCAACAATTCCTTCTCCAACATTAATAGAAGCAATACGCTGTGTTCTTTTAACGGTTGCCCCTTCCTTTACCTGTTTGTATGGACCTAAAAGTACCACCCCAACGTTGTCTTCTTCAAGGTTAAGTACAATTCCTTCCAATCCGCCTTCAAATTCAACTAACTCCCCGTATTGAGCGTTGGAAAGTCCATAGACGTTAGCGATACCATCCCCAACATTGAGAACCGTACCTACTTCGTCAAGGGAAGCTTTAGCCTCAAACCCGGAAAGCTGTTTCTTTAATATTGCTGATACTTCAGCCGGATTAATTTCTGCCATAATTATTTAGAATAAAATGCTGCGCGCCGGCGCAGCGGTTTTAATTAAATTTTTGCTACGTATGTATTATTCTGTAATTCTCTTTTGAGGCCGGTAAGCTGTGACTTCACACTTCCGTTATACTGTATGTCACCTACTCTCAGGATAAACCCGCCAATGATACTTTCATCAACGATGTTCTCGATCTTCGCCTCATTCCCGGTCAACTCCTTTACCTTTTGCTGAATCTTTGCTTCAAGGGCAGGAGTAAGCGGAATAGCTGTAGTTACCTTGGCTACCTGCACTCCACTCATCTCGTCGTAAAGACGCTGATAGTTTGAAGCA
This Salinimicrobium tongyeongense DNA region includes the following protein-coding sequences:
- the atpH gene encoding ATP synthase F1 subunit delta; protein product: MQGSRAAARYAKALLSLAKDKNVTGEVNDDMSLISSTIKNSGDLQAFLKSPVVKNTMKKNALLEIFKSVNGVTSGLFEILIENNRLDILALVASNYQRLYDEMSGVQVAKVTTAIPLTPALEAKIQQKVKELTGNEAKIENIVDESIIGGFILRVGDIQYNGSVKSQLTGLKRELQNNTYVAKI